A window from Microbacterium ginsengiterrae encodes these proteins:
- a CDS encoding protealysin inhibitor emfourin yields MQSEPDAQGDDDDRLTVAVVRSGGVAGLRRRWRVEPPRPEKTVWIALIERCPWDAPRETDAGADRFVWSIQVRTAGEERERELADSELRGAWRELVDAVREADAGRRGGGPDATADDPERRG; encoded by the coding sequence ATGCAGAGCGAGCCCGACGCTCAGGGTGACGATGACGACCGTCTGACCGTCGCCGTCGTCCGCTCGGGCGGTGTCGCCGGCCTCCGACGCCGGTGGCGCGTCGAGCCCCCGCGCCCGGAGAAGACGGTGTGGATCGCCCTCATCGAGCGCTGCCCGTGGGACGCGCCGCGCGAGACGGATGCCGGCGCGGACCGCTTCGTCTGGAGCATCCAGGTGCGCACGGCCGGCGAGGAGCGCGAACGCGAACTCGCCGACTCTGAACTGCGCGGAGCGTGGCGCGAACTCGTCGACGCCGTGCGCGAGGCGGATGCCGGTCGCCGCGGCGGCGGCCCGGACGCTACTGCGGACGATCCAGAACGACGCGGCTGA
- a CDS encoding M4 family metallopeptidase: protein MDHSAHGFVPAYLLARLAQSGRFTKAADAARQTLLAGRPQFRARINLSIDENGDLVAELGDAPNRTISDANNSETLPGIVVRSEDDPPVDDATVNEAFDGLGATFEMLLSGFRRNSLDGLGGGLDATVHYGVDYDNAFWDGERMVFGDGDGEVFRGFTGSLTVIGHELAHGVIQHTANLEYQGQPGALNESIADVLGALTEQYTLGQTADDASWLIGAEIFTDEVEGVALRSMLEPGTAYDDDELGKDPQPAHMSDFVRTTEDNGGVHINSGIPNRAFALTARAIGGNAWERAGTVWYRALTGGLSSTASFQDFADATVAAAEAEYGGEVTAAVRDAWQTVGVLDAERARRSG from the coding sequence GCTCGCCGGGCGCCCGCAGTTCCGCGCCCGCATCAACCTCTCGATCGACGAGAACGGTGACCTCGTCGCCGAGCTCGGCGACGCACCGAACCGGACGATCAGCGATGCGAACAATTCCGAGACGCTTCCCGGGATCGTCGTCCGCAGCGAGGACGACCCGCCCGTCGACGACGCCACCGTGAACGAGGCGTTCGACGGCCTCGGGGCGACGTTCGAGATGCTGCTCTCGGGGTTCCGACGCAACTCCCTCGACGGCCTGGGCGGCGGTCTCGACGCCACCGTGCACTACGGCGTCGACTACGACAACGCCTTCTGGGACGGCGAGCGCATGGTCTTCGGCGACGGAGACGGCGAGGTGTTCCGCGGTTTCACCGGCTCGCTCACCGTCATCGGGCACGAACTCGCCCATGGCGTGATTCAGCACACGGCCAACCTCGAGTACCAGGGGCAGCCAGGCGCACTGAACGAGTCGATCGCCGACGTGCTCGGTGCGCTGACCGAGCAGTACACCCTCGGTCAGACGGCCGACGACGCCTCCTGGCTCATCGGCGCGGAGATCTTCACCGACGAGGTCGAGGGCGTCGCGCTGCGGTCCATGCTGGAGCCCGGGACGGCGTACGACGACGACGAGCTCGGGAAGGATCCGCAGCCGGCGCACATGAGCGACTTCGTCCGCACGACCGAGGACAACGGCGGCGTGCACATCAACTCCGGCATCCCCAACCGCGCCTTCGCGCTGACGGCCCGCGCGATCGGCGGCAACGCGTGGGAGCGCGCCGGCACCGTCTGGTATCGCGCGCTCACCGGCGGGCTGTCGTCGACGGCGAGCTTCCAGGATTTCGCCGATGCCACCGTCGCAGCCGCCGAAGCCGAGTACGGTGGGGAGGTGACCGCCGCAGTGCGCGACGCGTGGCAGACCGTGGGAGTGCTGGATGCAGAGCGAGCCCGACGCTCAGGGTGA